A single genomic interval of Aureliella helgolandensis harbors:
- a CDS encoding ankyrin repeat domain-containing protein yields MLDENADINSPELNGMTLLFWSMMEGNVEAFEMLLEYGANPHIPLKTTIASTEGAEVTFQHFAGDTVLFSIVGHAYLRSEFFCVAMKYIHQPNQRNSDGMTLLHVYLGVNSGLHNIKKRDLQLLVLMGVDVNAMDKKGLTACRYAIKRDIHGVFAIPVCRWLLAKNADPSLTSEDGTRLLDDISLAIQKMADPSEFVTLQKELRLPSNQNGRFHSPTLPDFPIAWSESLPSTTFASNTSYRAHCDTIASKDGAASVRSEIAPTLDINYQSPAGMTLLLWSYLADNQTAFQELLELGASPDVKLSEPLSKWMKLGASFAPEKQETVLMTTEWNPDFKENFFEMALGYTEAPNAADLHGRNILHRFLYYPRPEQTHLLQKIIKTGIDLDAKTLAGMTACHLAARHNPRFIPVLVDAGADPHIRNRLGESTLQLLSQVDHPTEEHQRVLEWLVERSARE; encoded by the coding sequence ATGCTCGACGAAAATGCTGACATCAATTCTCCCGAACTAAATGGAATGACTTTGTTGTTCTGGTCGATGATGGAGGGAAATGTAGAGGCGTTTGAAATGCTATTGGAATACGGTGCCAACCCGCATATTCCGTTGAAAACGACCATTGCTTCTACTGAGGGAGCCGAAGTTACATTTCAGCACTTTGCTGGCGACACAGTCCTCTTCTCGATCGTCGGCCATGCCTACCTGCGGAGCGAATTCTTTTGTGTAGCGATGAAGTACATCCATCAGCCCAACCAAAGAAACAGTGATGGAATGACGCTCCTTCATGTGTATCTAGGTGTCAATTCTGGATTGCACAATATCAAGAAAAGAGATTTGCAATTACTAGTTCTGATGGGGGTGGATGTCAATGCGATGGACAAGAAGGGACTTACCGCATGCCGTTACGCGATAAAACGGGATATCCATGGAGTCTTCGCAATTCCTGTTTGTCGATGGTTACTTGCTAAGAACGCGGATCCGTCCCTCACTTCCGAAGACGGCACTAGGCTGCTGGACGACATTTCCTTGGCAATTCAGAAAATGGCCGATCCAAGCGAATTTGTGACTTTGCAAAAGGAATTGCGCCTCCCTAGTAATCAGAATGGACGTTTCCACTCCCCAACGCTTCCAGATTTCCCGATCGCATGGAGTGAATCACTTCCCAGTACAACCTTCGCTAGTAACACATCTTACCGAGCTCACTGCGATACAATTGCCAGCAAGGATGGTGCAGCTTCCGTGCGTTCAGAAATTGCACCAACACTGGATATCAACTACCAATCTCCAGCAGGTATGACGCTGCTACTTTGGTCCTACCTCGCTGATAACCAAACAGCCTTCCAGGAACTACTTGAACTGGGTGCAAGCCCGGACGTCAAGCTCTCGGAACCTCTGAGCAAGTGGATGAAGCTTGGTGCATCATTCGCGCCCGAAAAGCAGGAAACAGTGCTCATGACCACAGAATGGAACCCGGACTTCAAGGAAAATTTCTTCGAAATGGCGTTGGGGTATACGGAAGCTCCGAATGCAGCAGACTTACATGGTCGCAACATTCTTCATCGCTTCCTCTACTATCCACGTCCGGAACAAACACATTTGCTGCAAAAGATCATTAAGACGGGCATCGACCTTGACGCAAAAACCTTAGCTGGCATGACCGCTTGCCATCTGGCCGCGCGACACAACCCCCGCTTCATACCAGTGCTAGTTGACGCCGGAGCCGATCCGCATATTCGTAACCGCCTGGGAGAATCGACGCTGCAGCTGCTCAGCCAGGTTGACCATCCCACGGAAGAACATCAACGCGTTCTGGAGTGGCTAGTGGAACGCAGTGCACGTGAATAA
- a CDS encoding ankyrin repeat domain-containing protein yields MHRGEVLPDSNDNDFTQHLELSNRSSPKQLAAPLRKSPPANRVIRCMLGGFVLSCFTASVSYVLLQMVFHLARPKIALTVSRPAVTMRAKSSWNPIDLFHDSATLELCAAISSRDYLELDRLLKQPRDLNQTGKSGITVLHWAYFENDLVAFTTLLKAGASPDIVFTENVETDFYGFFKDSTLPLDSAQHRGYGMPFFEASLPYIRTPNHLAPFLGRTILHAYIAYCSGASGPPVIEMMGKILETGVDPNIVDADGATAAGVALYLNMIDECIFLLEAGKNTPNAQATNAAVRELLITKLKGNQIAKNGRAITAELHALQAWLDANPPPTP; encoded by the coding sequence TTGCATCGCGGTGAAGTCTTGCCTGATTCGAACGACAATGATTTTACACAACATCTAGAGCTTTCCAACAGATCCTCACCCAAACAACTTGCTGCACCACTAAGAAAGTCTCCACCTGCAAACCGTGTAATTCGATGCATGCTAGGAGGCTTTGTACTGTCCTGCTTCACTGCTTCAGTATCCTATGTTCTACTTCAAATGGTTTTTCACCTGGCAAGACCGAAAATTGCACTGACTGTCAGCCGGCCCGCTGTAACCATGCGTGCTAAATCGAGCTGGAATCCGATAGACTTGTTTCACGACTCAGCGACTCTTGAACTCTGCGCTGCGATCTCGAGTCGCGACTATTTAGAATTGGATCGACTACTAAAGCAACCAAGAGATCTCAATCAAACGGGAAAATCTGGCATCACCGTTCTCCACTGGGCGTATTTCGAAAACGATTTGGTCGCGTTTACCACACTCCTGAAAGCAGGCGCATCACCCGATATCGTTTTTACGGAGAATGTCGAAACGGATTTCTATGGTTTCTTTAAGGACAGCACACTACCGCTGGATAGCGCGCAGCACCGTGGGTATGGGATGCCATTCTTCGAAGCTTCCCTCCCCTATATTCGAACCCCCAATCATCTCGCGCCGTTTCTCGGACGGACAATTTTGCATGCTTACATAGCCTATTGCTCTGGAGCTTCAGGACCTCCAGTGATTGAAATGATGGGCAAAATATTAGAGACCGGTGTTGATCCCAACATCGTAGATGCGGATGGCGCAACCGCGGCAGGAGTAGCTCTATATTTGAATATGATTGACGAATGCATATTTTTGTTAGAGGCGGGAAAGAACACCCCCAATGCACAAGCGACCAATGCGGCTGTTCGAGAGTTGCTCATCACGAAGTTGAAAGGAAACCAAATTGCAAAAAATGGTCGAGCAATTACAGCTGAACTTCACGCGTTGCAGGCATGGCTGGATGCAAACCCGCCCCCCACTCCTTGA